In Artemia franciscana chromosome 4, ASM3288406v1, whole genome shotgun sequence, a single window of DNA contains:
- the LOC136026347 gene encoding uncharacterized protein LOC136026347, giving the protein MSPRRDESGMTCSKCKEKTPEIWFSEQGMPLCLICFSAERFEKIEEAPISTPRKTLNSNPLLRMCSLIEQKLMPGEKKKRSKSGTINYKETHIDVKKENEVLKEEEPTVVSESTVVKVETSCEIQIKEEKEEEGQEEESKRPQRRKKRLLIQDSMVSTKKTKADKLQTETQEPEARGRRSIFKQQAFKAPDPIPSLCTSNIMYFEGIYYRKGDIVSLTDIDGGIFYAQIRGFMQDQYCEKSAAITWLLPVDSAPPPELEFNPNYYVCGPEEDVPRKLEYMTFVMHAPSDYFYDESQPYKEYPRRGVIYQRLRSAKRVIKHNDIKEGKLVIPEVSALQAYEKSRNADGKYEDNISEPVVLKEMGHFANTEGNNSVLNDDKEVGPVTNDNVVKKDDNDTQKTEKARRNEVKPCIDSLQISADLNTESDIVNERLTSFQKEEDELKPSFKEINENKNVIGSKSENEEEALSDERLEVKDCTSSVSIDSVLICSEEMSPSEESMDIQEQEANSGIV; this is encoded by the exons ATGTCACCAAGACGAGATGAAAGTGGAATGACCTGTTCTAAATGTAAAGAAAAGACTCCAGAAATTTGGTTTAGTGAGCAAGGAATGCCTTtgtgtttaatttgtttttcggCTGAACGTTTTGAGAAGATTGAAGAAGCACCAATTAGTACTCCACGAAAAACACTAAACTCTAATCCATTGCTAAGAATGTGTTCTTTAATTGAGCAAAAACTCATGcctggtgaaaaaaagaaaagaagtaagTCTGGAACTATAAATTACAAAGAGACACACattgatgtaaaaaaagaaaatgaagttttaaaagaagaagaaccaACAGTGGTGTCTGAATCCACTGTGGTTAAAGTTGAGACCTCATGTGAAATTCAAATCaaggaagaaaaggaagaagagGGCCAAGAAGAAGAATCCAAAAGACCCCAGAGACGAAAAAAGAGGCTACTGATTCAAGACAGCATGGTATCTACAAAGAAGACAAAAGCTGATAAGCTTCAAACAGAGACTCAGGAGCCTGAGGCTAGAGGACGACGGTCTATCTTTAAACAGCAG GCATTTAAGGCACCAGATCCGATCCCAAGTTTGTGCACTTCCAACATAATGTATTTTGAG GGTATTTACTATAGAAAGGGTGACATAGTCTCTCTAACGGATATAGACGGTGGAATATTTTACGCTCAAATTCGAGGATTTATGCAAGACCAGTATTGTGAAAAAAGTGCAGCCATCACATGGTTGTTACCAGTAGATAGTGCACCTCCGCCTGAGCTTGAATTTAATCCAAACTACTATGTTTGTG gtcCAGAGGAGGATGTACCACGAAAGCTGGAGTATATGACTTTTGTTATGCATGCTCCGTCCGACTACTTTTATGATGAATCACAGCCTTACAAAGAATACCCCCGGAGAGGGGTCATTTATCAAAGACTTCGTTCTGCAAAACGCGTTATTAAGCATAATGACattaaagaaggaaaattaGTCATCCCAGAAGTATCTGCCCTGCAAGCATACGAAAAAAGTAGAAATGCCgatggaaaatatgaagataacATTTCAGAGCCTGTCGTATTAAAGGAAATGGGGCATTTTGCCAATACTGAAGGTAATAACTCTGTGCTTAATGATGACAAGGAAGTTGGCCCTGTCACTAATGATAATGTTGTTAAAAAAGATGATAATGATACACAAAAAACAGAGAAAGCAAGAAGAAATGAAGTTAAACCATGTATAGATAGTCTTCAAATTTCAGCTGATTTAAATACTGAATCTGACATCGTTAATGAGCGACTAACTTCTTTCCAGAAAGAGGAGGATGAACTCAAACcttcttttaaagaaataaatgaaaataagaatgTAATTGGGTCTAAATCAGAAAATGAGGAAGAAGCGCTTAGTGATGAGCGACTAGAAGTGAAAGATTGCACTTCTAGTGTCAGCATTGATTCAGTTTTAATCTGTAGTGAGGAAATGAGCCCCTCGGAAGAGAGTATGGATATCCAGGAGCAAGAAGCTAACTCAGGAATTGTTTAA